The Populus alba chromosome 4, ASM523922v2, whole genome shotgun sequence genome contains a region encoding:
- the LOC118031143 gene encoding uncharacterized protein isoform X4 — MRTSLSLILGLGLSDCDQGYFDVVDRPMDFGTICKNLQNGVKYLNGEDVYKDVQYIWENCLKYNKKGDYIVYLMKRVKKKFMKYWTAAGLKSEILTKTSGHSHFVLSNDHAIRLSQCDPMSVVNHVVCDLKQMQQNDFGIIHTQSQVPLPSYSQPYQSHQPQSQVPLSGYSLPCQLHQPQYQVPLPCYSQHYQSHQPQSQVPVPGYSQPYQLHQPPGNPHLLPSNDHSKRHSKGDTISMVSHTVSSQTRPDNFGTVQALSQVPQFHQPCQSHQPQLSNTQLQLFQSQAVAESNCAGNHIVGNHMQQDNFGTSQSRSQMPLPGFRQPCQSHQPQPSTDLPPQLSHSHAGADSKYSGHSKLAALMGRSTRQKKYATRHSMVSMMSGPTRSKQQQPQPSSCHLWQSQQSTSQEHVGVDIDGAGHPPLPTVDCPMEQNGYVPVCPVDPVDCAMEHNGDVPGCPVGPVVVNQSELHAQQPPLSCNQPNAPHQPESSIGQPQPSQPLTSLDISSPGLANISGRGRRNTQRSSEDPCTRTPLDSGCRSPQQPSRNHSHPDSPEQPTQKKKKRTRVRGPTLCRDMWDMCDGEQIAVPINTLGQPVGPEASKLSTFLGTVARNGEMAPLTFVDWFAMPDEKKEKMWQFVQTKFDIEPVCKTWVLRSLASKWRNWKAKLKSEHYYPHKTDEERLNDRDRRVLPEQWAILISYWNSEEAQLRSAKNKANRSNQKSTHTAGSKSFARIREEEKTKKSNGKEPTRAELYIKTRTRKDGQPMNNVAAEIISKLREQETQKQQTSNDSNDWDDAFFQVMGEEKNGHVRTYGLGPNPSDLWGQKLAHIELIRMASEAKKSANEEVSKMLGKMEAMEKKYASMETQMARMASSMQNFFEKMGVSEPSKGLGSKQAQEHSSSSSHEVPSNEVTKLFYLHPPTPLGNT, encoded by the exons ATGCGgacttctctctctctaatatTGGGGTTGGGGTTGTCTGATTGTGATCAGGGTTACTTTGATGTCGTAGATAGACCAATGGATTTTGGAACCATATGTAAGAATCTTCAAAATGGTGTCAAGTACCTAAATGGTGAGGATGTATACAAGGATGTACAATATATCTGGGAGAATTGTCTCAAGTATAACAAGAAGGGTGACTATATCGTGTACCTTATGAAAAGAGTGAAGAAGAAGTTTATGAAATACTGGACGGCAGCTGGCTTGAAAAGTGAAATACTGACCAAAACTAGTG GACATTCTCACTTTGTGCTTTCAAATGACCATGCTATAAGGCTTAGCCAATGCGATCCTATGTCTGTGGTCAACCATGTGGTATGCGATCTCAAGCAGATGCAACAGAATGATTTTGGTATCATTCACACTCAGTCTCAGGTGCCCCTGCCAAGCTATAGCCAGCCTTATCAGTCACATCAGCCTCAATCTCAGGTGCCCTTATCAGGCTACAGCCTGCCTTGTCAGTTACATCAGCCTCAATATCAGGTGCCCTTACCGTGCTATAGCCAGCATTATCAGTCACATCAACCTCAATCTCAGGTGCCCGTACCAGGCTATAGCCAGCCTTATCAGTTGCATCAGCCTCCAG GAAATCCTCACCTTTTGCCTTCTAATGATCATTCTAAGAGGCATAGCAAGGGTGACACTATTTCTATGGTGAGCCACACAGTCAGCAGCCAGACACGACCAGATAATTTTGGCACCGTCCAAGCACTTTCTCAGGTGCCCCAATTTCACCAGCCTTGTCAGTCACATCAGCCTCAGCTGAGCAATACCCAGCTGCAGCTTTTCCAGTCACAAGCAGTTGCAGAAAGTAATTGTGCAG GGAACCATATTGTTGGTAATCATATGCAGCAGGATAATTTTGGCACTAGCCAGTCCCGATCTCAGATGCCCCTCCCAGGCTTTAGGCAGCCTTGTCAGTCGCATCAGCCTCAGCCAAGCACTGACCTACCACCACAACTTTCCCATTCACATGCTGGTGCAGATAGTAAATATTCAG GACATTCAAAACTAGCTGCTCTTATGGGTCGCTCCACGAGGCAGAAAAAATATGCAACCAGGCATTCGATGGTCTCCATGATGAGTGGCCCTACCCGTTCCAAGCAGCAACAACCCCAACCAAGTTCATGTCATTTATGGCAATCCCAGCAAAGCACCTCCCAGGAACATGTTGGTGTAGATATTGATGGTGCAG GACATCCCCCACTGCCTACAGTGGATTGTCCCATGGAGCAAAATGGATATGTGCCTGTGTGTCCAGTGGATCCTGTGGATTGTGCAATGGAGCACAATGGAGATGTGCCTGGGTGTCCAGTGGGCCCTGTGGTTGTCAATCAAAGTGAATTGCATGCCCAACAGCCCCCATTAAGCTGCAACCAACCAAATGCTCCGCATCAACCAGAGTCAAGCATTGGGCAGCCCCAGCCATCTCAGCCGCTGACTAGTTTAGATATTTCTAGTCCTG GACTAGCAAACATTAGCGGGAGGGGGAGGAGAAATACACAGAGGAGCTCTGAGGACCCGTGCACCAGAACACCATTGGATTCAGGCTGTCGCTCGCCTCAGCAGCCCTCAAGGAATCACAGCCACCCAGACAGCCCAGAGCAGccaacacaaaagaaaaagaagaggactCGAGTTAGAGGCCCCACTCTGTGCCGTGACATGTGGGACATGTGTGATGGTGAACAGATAGCTGTTCCCATCAACACATTGGGGCAGCCTGTTGGTCCTGAAGCATCTAAGCTAAGTACTTTCCTGGGAACTGTTGCACGGAATGGTGAGATGGCACCCCTTACTTTTGTGGATTGGTTTGCAATGCCAGAtgaaaagaaggagaaaatgtGGCAGTTTGTCCag ACAAAATTTGACATTGAGCCCGTGTGCAAAACTTGGGTACTGAGATCCCTTGCATCAAAATGGAGGAATTGGAAAGCAAAATTGAAGTCTGAACATTATTATCCTCATAAAACTGATGAGGAGCGCCTGAATGATCGTGATAGAAGAGTCCTTCCAGAGCAATGGGCAATCCTCATTTCCTATTGGAACTCCGAAGAGGCACAA TTGCGTAGTGCAAAAAATAAGGCCAACCGCTCGAACCAGAAGAGTACCCACACTGCAGGCTCAAAGAGTTTTGCAAGGATACGTGAGGAAGAG AAGACAAAGAAGTCTAATGGAAAGGAGCCAACCAGGGCAGAGCTATACATAAAGACCCGTACTCGTAAGGATGGACAGCCTATGAATAATGTAGCAGCAGAAATAATT TCGAAACTCCGTGAACAAGAAACTCAGAAACAACAGACTTCAAATGACAGTAATGACTGGGATGATGCTTTCTTCCAAGTTatgggagaagaaaaaaatggccATGTGCGCACATATGGGTTGGGTCCTAACCCTTCTGATCTTTGGGGCCAAAAACTTGCCCATATTGAGCTCATCAGGATGGCATCTGAGGCCAAAAAATCAGCTAATGAAGAGGTAAGCAAGATGTTGGGTAAAATGGAGGCCATGGAGAAGAAGTATGCAAGTATGGAAACACAGATGGCTAGGATGGCTTCAAGCATGCAGAATTTCTTTGAGAAGATGGGTGTCAGTGAACCATCCAAAGGCTTGGGTTCAAAACAG GCACAAGAACACTCTTCGTCATCAAGTCATGAAGTTCCATCAAATGAGGTGACAAAACTATTTTATCTGCACCCCCCCACCCCCCTGGGAAACACATAA